One stretch of Halobacillus litoralis DNA includes these proteins:
- a CDS encoding homoserine kinase, which translates to MSRFQIRVPATSANLGPGFDSVGIALSKYVTFDCQPADEWFFSVPEKDQPYIPSGKSNLIYKTALFTAEAMGHEELPATHVELTNDVPIARGLGSSSTAVVGGIELADHLLDLGLSRYEKFKIACEIEGHPDNVGPAIFGGIMVSNYDGEHLDYVHFTEGMDDLTWSSPSYRTTIWKQKKHVGCYLWRWTINRRSTIVGALMSSSRH; encoded by the coding sequence ATGAGCCGGTTTCAAATCCGAGTGCCTGCAACATCAGCGAACCTGGGTCCGGGATTTGATTCCGTCGGCATTGCACTATCGAAGTACGTGACGTTTGACTGTCAGCCGGCGGATGAGTGGTTTTTTTCCGTTCCTGAAAAAGACCAGCCCTATATTCCTTCGGGCAAAAGCAACCTGATTTACAAAACGGCGTTATTCACAGCCGAAGCCATGGGTCATGAAGAGCTTCCGGCGACCCACGTGGAGTTGACGAATGATGTGCCGATTGCTCGGGGACTTGGCAGCTCATCAACCGCCGTTGTCGGAGGAATTGAACTGGCCGATCACCTTCTCGATCTTGGCTTGAGCCGTTATGAGAAGTTTAAAATCGCCTGCGAAATCGAAGGGCATCCTGATAATGTAGGACCTGCTATATTCGGTGGCATTATGGTATCCAATTACGATGGGGAGCATTTGGATTATGTCCATTTTACAGAAGGAATGGATGATTTGACCTGGAGCTCGCCATCATACCGGACTACCATTTGGAAACAGAAAAAGCACGTGGGTTGCTACCTGTGGAGATGGACTATAAACAGGCGGTCAACAATAGTGGGAGCGCTAATGTCCTCGTCGCGGCATTAG
- a CDS encoding MurR/RpiR family transcriptional regulator, whose translation MIEAPTKHVISRIRSSYTQFSEKEKLIADYILENTEEIVHSTINQVADDLMVADATVFRFCKRLGFKGYQAMKIALASEIVNPIQDIHEKITEDDTDFEITEKVFQANIRALETSRDVQNPLSLKKAMEYLVEADRVFFFGSGGSNILAMDAQHKFMRTGMEAYAYPDTHLQLMSASQMRETDVAVVISHTGSNQDILDIVDVAKENTVKIIAITNFAKSPLTKVVDLSLYTVAEETEFRSEALASRIAGLSLIDSLFVNYSVKKKEQAQTATQRMRDAISRKRV comes from the coding sequence ATGATTGAAGCTCCCACGAAACACGTCATCAGTAGAATCCGTTCTTCTTACACACAATTCAGTGAAAAAGAAAAACTGATCGCTGATTACATTTTAGAAAATACAGAAGAAATCGTTCACTCTACCATTAACCAGGTTGCGGATGATCTTATGGTCGCTGATGCAACCGTTTTCAGATTTTGTAAGCGCTTAGGTTTTAAAGGCTATCAGGCAATGAAAATTGCTTTAGCCTCAGAAATCGTCAATCCGATTCAGGATATTCATGAAAAGATTACGGAAGACGACACCGACTTTGAAATTACAGAAAAGGTTTTTCAAGCCAATATCCGGGCACTCGAAACATCGCGGGATGTCCAAAACCCGCTTTCATTAAAAAAAGCGATGGAGTATCTGGTTGAAGCCGATCGGGTCTTCTTTTTCGGAAGTGGCGGATCGAACATCCTTGCGATGGATGCACAGCACAAGTTTATGCGGACAGGAATGGAAGCGTATGCATATCCGGATACGCACTTGCAGCTGATGTCTGCCTCTCAAATGAGAGAAACGGATGTAGCGGTTGTCATTTCCCATACTGGATCGAATCAGGATATTCTTGATATCGTGGATGTCGCGAAAGAAAACACTGTGAAGATTATCGCCATTACGAACTTCGCTAAATCTCCACTGACAAAAGTGGTCGATTTGTCTTTGTATACAGTCGCAGAGGAAACGGAATTCCGTTCAGAAGCGCTGGCTTCAAGGATCGCTGGTCTTTCATTGATCGATTCCCTTTTTGTCAATTATAGTGTGAAAAAGAAAGAACAAGCGCAAACCGCTACGCAGCGTATGCGTGATGCCATTTCAAGGAAGC
- a CDS encoding transposase, producing MKEGRIDVMRKRRWFPKAWYHITARGNRKTDIFYNDQDRYKYLTLLQEAMLSHPFHLHSFCLMSNHVHLLIETIELPPGTFMKDLHSQYAMYFNKKYGYVGHLFEGPYKAKLEDDVNAVLQVSRYIHLNPCRALNTFQPEDYKWSSYAHYLSPTPYYSEFVTTSTILSYFKDVNQYEFFVQLANKVRPGHPSNG from the coding sequence ATGAAGGAAGGAAGGATTGATGTAATGCGGAAACGTCGATGGTTTCCGAAGGCCTGGTACCATATAACGGCTAGAGGAAATCGAAAAACAGATATTTTTTATAATGACCAAGACAGGTATAAGTATCTCACTCTCTTGCAGGAAGCTATGCTTTCCCACCCGTTCCACCTCCACTCTTTTTGCCTCATGTCAAACCACGTTCACCTCCTTATTGAAACGATTGAACTTCCACCAGGTACCTTCATGAAAGATCTTCACTCCCAATACGCGATGTACTTCAACAAGAAATATGGATATGTCGGTCATCTTTTTGAAGGACCCTATAAAGCGAAGCTTGAGGATGATGTGAATGCTGTACTTCAAGTCAGTCGCTACATTCACTTGAACCCTTGCCGGGCTCTCAACACCTTCCAACCTGAAGATTACAAGTGGAGCAGTTACGCTCATTACTTATCCCCCACCCCTTATTACTCCGAGTTCGTTACCACCTCTACTATTCTCTCTTACTTCAAAGACGTGAATCAGTATGAGTTCTTCGTTCAACTGGCAAATAAAGTAAGACCCGGTCACCCAAGTAATGGGTGA
- a CDS encoding AEC family transporter yields MSVFIQVVLPVILIFGAGFTIQKIAKLDVKSVSTIALYVMLPCLVFQTFYEADLNGEYLMMLVFSGLLLFSILGINKIVSKVKNYDQSMESGLILSTAFMNSGNYGVPIILFAFGEEGFVYSVSFMVLQAIIMNFFGVYYAAKGTSGLKMALLSVLKMPPTYAVLVALPMNHGGVPVPENLMNSIDLLAAATVPMVMVVLGMQLAGIPLRNLEWPKVSYATTLRLVGSPLIAFVLTLVLPMSDMMAAVLIVSAAMPSAATTTIYAVQFNSKPDLVSSITLVTTLFSIVTIPILLNLFI; encoded by the coding sequence ATGAGTGTATTCATCCAAGTCGTATTGCCGGTCATTCTCATTTTCGGAGCTGGCTTTACGATCCAAAAAATCGCTAAATTAGATGTGAAATCGGTATCGACGATCGCTCTGTATGTGATGCTGCCTTGTTTAGTTTTCCAAACATTTTACGAAGCGGATTTGAACGGGGAATATTTGATGATGCTCGTCTTCTCCGGGTTGTTGCTTTTCAGCATTCTTGGAATAAACAAGATTGTCAGTAAAGTGAAAAACTATGATCAGAGCATGGAGAGCGGGTTGATTTTATCGACGGCGTTCATGAATTCCGGGAACTATGGTGTACCGATCATTCTTTTCGCCTTCGGGGAAGAAGGGTTTGTGTACTCTGTTTCCTTCATGGTTCTGCAAGCAATCATTATGAACTTTTTCGGCGTGTACTACGCGGCTAAAGGAACCTCAGGCCTGAAAATGGCGTTGCTTTCTGTTTTGAAAATGCCGCCGACCTATGCGGTACTTGTGGCGCTTCCAATGAACCACGGGGGCGTGCCGGTTCCTGAGAATCTTATGAACAGCATCGACTTGCTAGCAGCTGCAACGGTTCCGATGGTGATGGTCGTACTCGGCATGCAGCTCGCAGGAATCCCGTTGAGAAATCTGGAGTGGCCGAAAGTTTCCTATGCAACGACCCTTCGTCTGGTTGGTTCACCACTGATCGCCTTCGTACTGACATTAGTTCTGCCGATGAGTGACATGATGGCTGCCGTGTTGATTGTTTCCGCGGCCATGCCTTCAGCCGCAACGACGACGATCTATGCGGTCCAGTTCAATTCGAAGCCGGATCTTGTTTCAAGCATCACCTTAGTGACGACGCTATTTAGTATTGTCACAATCCCTATTTTATTGAACCTATTCATATAA
- a CDS encoding HPr family phosphocarrier protein, producing MINLRLQEGDEIEVTCIGPDAAQALEEVETFLKP from the coding sequence TTGATCAACTTAAGACTACAAGAAGGCGACGAAATCGAAGTCACCTGCATTGGCCCGGACGCCGCCCAAGCCCTAGAGGAAGTTGAAACCTTCCTGAAGCCTTGA
- a CDS encoding TRAP transporter substrate-binding protein: MKKLFGLLSMVLLITVLAACGNGGSESSSGEGESASGDSGETKTIKAGIGLNSDHPQYKGLLKFKEIVEEKTDGAIKVDTYHSGQLGDDRSMTEALQLGTQEVVVPSTAPLANFVPEFSVFDIPFLFPNEQVADKVLDGEVGQELLGKLEEQNLVGLSYWENGFRDLTNSERAVASVDDFDGLKIRTMENDLHLDAFKALGANPTPMAFTELFTAMQQGTVDGQENPYATIYLQKFYEVQDHVSNTHHIYSPFVFLMSKSFYDGLTEDQQKIVKDAAVEAGKHERKLNREANEKYLKQLQEEGMEYTEISDEARQEMVDAVAPVIEDYKSKIGEETVDKVYKAIEDAQK; encoded by the coding sequence ATGAAAAAATTATTTGGTTTATTGTCCATGGTTCTTTTGATTACGGTTCTAGCCGCTTGTGGTAACGGCGGTTCAGAGTCTAGCAGTGGCGAAGGTGAAAGCGCTTCAGGTGATAGTGGCGAAACAAAAACGATTAAAGCCGGTATCGGTCTGAACAGTGATCACCCTCAGTACAAAGGTCTATTGAAGTTTAAGGAAATTGTTGAAGAGAAAACAGACGGCGCGATCAAAGTGGATACATATCACAGTGGTCAGCTTGGTGACGACCGTTCCATGACGGAAGCGCTTCAGCTTGGTACACAGGAAGTGGTTGTTCCTTCTACCGCACCATTAGCGAACTTCGTACCAGAATTCAGCGTCTTCGACATTCCGTTCCTTTTCCCTAACGAACAAGTAGCGGATAAAGTACTAGACGGTGAAGTTGGACAAGAATTGCTTGGGAAACTAGAAGAACAGAACCTTGTTGGCCTTTCTTATTGGGAAAATGGTTTCCGTGACCTTACAAACAGTGAGCGTGCGGTAGCATCTGTTGATGACTTCGATGGTTTGAAAATCCGTACAATGGAAAACGACCTTCACTTGGATGCCTTCAAGGCACTAGGAGCAAACCCTACACCAATGGCATTCACAGAATTGTTCACAGCGATGCAGCAAGGTACAGTTGACGGTCAGGAAAACCCTTATGCAACGATCTATCTTCAAAAGTTCTATGAAGTTCAGGATCACGTTTCTAACACGCACCACATCTACAGCCCATTCGTATTCTTGATGAGCAAATCTTTCTATGATGGTCTGACAGAAGATCAGCAGAAGATCGTTAAAGATGCAGCCGTTGAAGCAGGTAAGCACGAGCGTAAGTTGAACCGTGAAGCGAACGAGAAGTACTTGAAACAGCTTCAAGAAGAAGGCATGGAGTACACAGAAATCTCAGATGAAGCTCGCCAGGAAATGGTCGATGCAGTAGCTCCTGTCATTGAAGATTACAAGAGCAAGATCGGTGAGGAAACCGTAGACAAAGTTTACAAAGCGATTGAAGACGCGCAAAAATAA
- a CDS encoding sigma-70 family RNA polymerase sigma factor, with protein sequence MNTDEMFERLVAESEALIHYHIHKLNIKDRNGDFYAEGLFALWNAYRTYDPEAGTLKSYMHWKVRNALIDKIRKDSRTYQQEEGIAERMVQEGRDQWEDEITDELLWKQVKEILTPNQWKWVYHYIIRDRSISQIARLEKVTQDAVKNWGRHARKKLKELGTTM encoded by the coding sequence ATGAACACGGATGAAATGTTTGAAAGACTAGTAGCAGAAAGTGAAGCGTTGATTCATTATCATATTCATAAACTGAACATCAAAGATAGAAACGGAGACTTCTATGCCGAAGGTCTTTTCGCCCTCTGGAACGCCTACCGTACATATGACCCTGAGGCAGGAACCTTGAAGTCGTACATGCACTGGAAAGTACGCAATGCCTTGATTGATAAAATCCGTAAAGATTCAAGAACCTATCAACAGGAGGAAGGAATCGCCGAGCGGATGGTGCAGGAAGGGCGTGACCAATGGGAAGACGAAATTACAGATGAACTCCTATGGAAACAGGTGAAGGAGATTCTCACACCGAATCAATGGAAATGGGTCTATCATTACATCATAAGGGACCGGTCCATTTCGCAGATTGCTCGTTTGGAAAAAGTAACTCAGGATGCTGTGAAAAACTGGGGCAGACATGCGAGGAAAAAACTGAAGGAACTAGGTACGACCATGTAA
- a CDS encoding TRAP transporter small permease, whose product MNIIRAIDRRFEEVLLVIFSTIMVSVIFLQVAMRVSGNSLSWSEELGRYCFIWLVYIGISYGVKKQRHIKVDVMLLLLKGKAKLMLAIIANLLFLVFSLYVVVNGYSIASQLLSFGQQSPALHIPMGLVYMATPVGFALTAIRLVQNLIVQIKMLIGKKELDVDDERDRMQQQEGEDES is encoded by the coding sequence ATGAACATCATTCGAGCGATCGACCGCAGATTTGAAGAAGTATTGCTCGTCATTTTCTCGACCATCATGGTCAGTGTCATTTTCCTGCAAGTCGCGATGCGAGTGTCGGGAAATTCATTGTCCTGGTCAGAGGAACTCGGACGGTACTGCTTCATTTGGTTAGTGTATATCGGAATCAGTTACGGAGTGAAGAAGCAGCGTCACATCAAAGTAGACGTCATGCTGCTTTTACTTAAAGGTAAAGCAAAATTGATGCTCGCCATCATTGCGAATCTACTATTCTTAGTTTTCAGTTTGTATGTTGTCGTCAATGGATACAGCATCGCTTCCCAGTTGCTATCGTTCGGCCAGCAGTCACCGGCCTTACATATACCGATGGGACTCGTTTACATGGCGACGCCAGTCGGGTTTGCATTAACAGCCATCCGTCTCGTACAAAACTTGATCGTTCAGATCAAAATGTTGATTGGTAAAAAAGAACTCGATGTCGACGATGAACGTGATCGTATGCAGCAGCAGGAAGGAGAGGATGAATCATGA
- a CDS encoding VanZ family protein, with the protein MYKRIIYSLLPLGVMGLIFFFSSQPYDQQDLRPTMNLYINLDLLKPVLSPIEFTYHGETINIENRGVDGMLEFLIRKAAHLTVFFLLMVTTFLAFHHNTGWGLKGKLIASYITTVLYACFDEYHQSLTPNRTPYAGDVVLDSVGGMIGLLVILLIYFRKRKVTR; encoded by the coding sequence TTGTATAAAAGAATTATTTATAGTTTATTACCCCTGGGTGTAATGGGATTAATATTCTTCTTTTCTTCCCAACCCTATGATCAACAGGACCTTCGTCCTACAATGAACCTTTATATCAATTTAGACTTACTAAAACCAGTCTTATCTCCGATCGAATTTACTTACCACGGGGAGACAATCAACATAGAAAACCGTGGGGTCGACGGCATGCTGGAGTTTCTCATCCGGAAAGCCGCCCATCTGACCGTATTTTTCCTCCTCATGGTCACGACGTTTCTGGCTTTCCATCACAACACAGGCTGGGGGTTAAAAGGAAAGCTGATCGCATCTTACATCACTACCGTCCTCTATGCTTGCTTTGATGAGTATCACCAGTCGCTCACACCAAACCGCACGCCCTATGCAGGGGATGTCGTCTTAGACAGCGTCGGAGGTATGATAGGGCTCTTAGTGATCCTTCTCATTTATTTTAGAAAAAGGAAGGTTACACGTTGA
- a CDS encoding sigma-70 family RNA polymerase sigma factor, protein MKDPILEFHAYQRLIHSSLRHWNLPEPYEDCLQESYLIYLRCVERYEPERSKFSTFFIQSLYRHLQTMHRKNHRGKEAVHFFSLHQKPLEKDPPQEDLLLFDIHHYSSLTPMEQIIFEQSYTGYTVNQIAVLTGKSPSTIKRARKQIKRKVAGCLSKE, encoded by the coding sequence ATGAAAGATCCTATTCTCGAATTCCACGCTTATCAACGCCTTATCCATTCCTCCCTCCGTCATTGGAACCTCCCCGAACCTTATGAAGACTGCCTGCAGGAAAGCTACCTCATATACTTACGCTGTGTAGAAAGGTACGAACCCGAACGTAGCAAGTTCTCCACCTTTTTCATTCAATCCTTGTACAGACACCTTCAAACGATGCACCGGAAAAATCACCGAGGCAAGGAAGCTGTTCATTTTTTCTCCCTACACCAAAAACCACTTGAAAAAGATCCTCCACAAGAAGACCTTCTCCTTTTTGACATCCACCATTACTCTTCTCTTACCCCTATGGAACAAATCATTTTTGAACAAAGCTATACCGGTTACACCGTGAATCAAATCGCTGTATTAACTGGGAAAAGTCCTTCCACTATTAAAAGAGCCCGAAAACAGATTAAGAGGAAAGTAGCCGGCTGTTTATCAAAGGAATAA
- a CDS encoding TRAP transporter large permease, with protein MTTIVLFGTFALFLLLSVPIGIALGLSTLATIFYTGAIPVQFLMKELVTSVDSFPLMAVPFFILAGEIMGKGGISERLFNFANALVGNKTGGFAMATIVTCMFFAAISGSGPATVAAIGGIMIPAMVRQGYDKKFATATVAAAGSIGVIIPPSIPMVIYGVVGGASIGDMFIAGIIPGFIVGAALLAWAYIYSRQQGYKGLAEKTSLANIGKTFWEAKWALVIPVIILGGIYGGIFTPTEAAVIAVVYGMVAGLFLYGELSIKDMPKIFADSALTTATVLIIVGSATAFGRLLTIEQIPTQVANFMLSISENEIILILLITLLLLIVGCFMDTLAAIIILTPILLPIAVNLGYDPIHFGIIMVVNLAIGFITPPLGVNLFVGSGISGLSIEQLSRAIIPYFFAMIFSLLMITFIPELSLWLISFAE; from the coding sequence ATGACAACAATCGTATTATTCGGGACATTCGCCCTCTTCCTATTGCTTAGTGTACCGATTGGAATCGCTCTCGGATTATCGACACTTGCGACAATCTTCTATACTGGCGCCATTCCGGTCCAGTTTTTAATGAAGGAACTCGTCACATCTGTCGACTCATTCCCATTGATGGCCGTTCCCTTTTTCATCCTAGCCGGTGAAATCATGGGGAAAGGCGGCATATCCGAGAGACTGTTCAACTTCGCAAACGCTCTTGTTGGTAACAAAACGGGCGGATTTGCAATGGCGACCATCGTTACATGTATGTTCTTTGCTGCGATTTCAGGTTCTGGACCAGCAACCGTTGCAGCGATCGGTGGCATTATGATTCCTGCCATGGTGAGACAAGGGTATGACAAAAAGTTCGCAACAGCGACAGTAGCTGCAGCGGGTTCTATTGGTGTCATCATCCCTCCAAGTATTCCGATGGTCATCTACGGAGTCGTTGGTGGAGCATCCATCGGTGACATGTTCATCGCAGGGATTATCCCAGGATTCATCGTAGGTGCAGCACTTCTTGCTTGGGCGTACATTTATTCAAGACAACAAGGGTATAAAGGTCTGGCAGAAAAAACGTCCCTCGCAAACATCGGAAAAACATTCTGGGAAGCCAAATGGGCGCTTGTCATTCCAGTCATCATCCTGGGTGGAATTTACGGCGGAATTTTCACACCAACAGAAGCGGCCGTCATCGCCGTCGTTTACGGTATGGTCGCCGGCTTGTTCCTGTATGGTGAACTAAGCATCAAAGACATGCCGAAAATTTTCGCAGATTCTGCTCTGACGACTGCGACGGTCCTGATCATCGTAGGTTCCGCAACAGCCTTCGGTCGTTTGCTTACGATTGAGCAGATCCCGACACAAGTGGCCAACTTCATGTTGTCCATTTCAGAAAATGAGATCATTCTGATTCTATTGATCACATTGCTTCTGCTTATCGTCGGATGTTTCATGGATACATTGGCAGCGATCATCATTTTGACGCCGATCCTGCTTCCGATTGCCGTAAACCTTGGTTACGATCCGATCCACTTCGGAATCATCATGGTCGTGAACCTGGCCATTGGTTTCATTACACCACCACTCGGCGTAAACTTGTTCGTCGGCTCTGGAATATCCGGGCTCTCGATCGAACAGCTGTCCCGAGCGATCATCCCATACTTTTTCGCGATGATCTTCTCGTTACTGATGATTACGTTTATTCCAGAATTATCACTTTGGTTGATTAGCTTCGCTGAATGA